From the Lolium rigidum isolate FL_2022 chromosome 2, APGP_CSIRO_Lrig_0.1, whole genome shotgun sequence genome, one window contains:
- the LOC124689494 gene encoding umecyanin-like codes for MARSKGHLSLLLLSVVVASLVAGSSAGIYHIVGAGKGWRIAPNRTYYEEWARTRNISIGDKLMFLYRSGVYNIVEVPSKDLFVGCSMRNITNRYQNGPTIIELTQPGPRYYFCGVGKHCEEGQKLTINVSAVAQQSRVDDLAASSSSDVTAARHLLSLAACLLASASSMLM; via the exons ATGGCGAGGAGCAAGGGCCACCTCTCGTTGCTGCTCCTGTCGGTGGTCGTGGCGTCCCTCGTCGCCGGCTCGTCGGCGGGTATCTACCACATCGTCGGCGCCGGCAAGGGCTGGCGGATCGCACCCAACCGGACCTACTACGAGGAGTGGGCCCGCACCAGGAACATCAGCATCGGCGACAAGCTCA TGTTCCTCTACCGGAGCGGGGTGTACAACATCGTGGAGGTGCCGAGCAAGGACCTGTTCGTGGGGTGCAGCATGCGCAACATCACCAACCGGTACCAGAACGGTCCAACCATCATCGAGCTCACCCAGCCCGGCCCGCGCTACTACTTCTGCGGCGTCGGCAAGCACTGCGAGGAGGGGCAGAAGCTCACCATCAACGTCTCAGCCGTCGCGCAACAGTCGCGGGTCGACGACCTCGCCGCCAGCTCGTCCAGCGACGTCACGGCGGCGCGTCACCTGCTCAGCCTCGCCGCCTGCTTGCTGGCCTCTGCGTCGTCGATGCTCATGTAA
- the LOC124686224 gene encoding putative glucose-6-phosphate 1-epimerase: MSMGRYASATTDPDWSGAGQAVLLRSPRGATARVSLHGGQVVSWTNDRGDELLFTSTKANLKPPKAMRGGIPICFPQFGNCGTLERHGFARNRMWALDEEHQPLNRSDSGSRAFVDLILKPSEEDLKCWPHCFEFRLRISLSKDGDLSLVSRIRNVNGKPFSFSFGYHTYISVSDISEVRIEGLETLDYLDNLSQRERHTEQGDAITFESEVDRVYVSSPNVIAVLDHEKKRTFVIRKEGLPDTVVWNPWEKKSKTMPDFGDEEYKQTLCVDAAAVERSITLKPGEEWTGKLELSAVPSTNCSDHLDQPGIM, from the exons ATGAGCATGGGCCGCTACGCCAGCGCGACGACGGATCCGGACTGGAGCGGGGCCGGCCAGGCGGTCCTGCTCCGCTCGCCCCGGGGCGCCACCGCGCGG GTGAGCCTGCACGGCGGCCAGGTCGTCTCCTGGACCAACGAccgcggcgacgagctcctcttcACCAGCACCAAG GCAAACCTGAAGCCACCCAAGGCGATGCGCGGTGGAATTCCGATATGCTTTCCACAG TTCGGAAACTGCGGGACCCTGGAGCGACATGGATTTGCGAGGAATAGGATGTGGGCTTTAGATGAGGAGCATCAGCCACTGAATCGTAGTGACAGTGGCAGCAGAGCTTTCGTTGACCTTATCCTAAAGCCATCTGAAGAAGACCTCAAGTGCTGGCCACATTG TTTTGAGTTCCGCCTGAGAATCTCTCTTTCAAAGGATGGTGACCTCTCACTAGTGTCACGCATCAGAAATGTTAATGGCAAGCCATTCAGTTTCTCATTTGGCTATCACACATATATCTCTGTTTCTGACATCAG CGAGGTGAGGATAGAAGGCTTGGAGACCCTTGATTATCTGGACAATCTTAGCCAGCGAGAACGTCATACAGAACAAGGGGATGCCATAACATTTGAATCCGAG GTTGACCGAGTGTACGTTAGCTCACCAAATGTAATAGCGGTTCTCGACCATGAGAAGAAGCGCACCTTTGTCATAAGAAAGGAAGGACTTCCTGACACTG TCGTGTGGAATCCATGGGAGAAGAAGTCGAAGACGATGCCGGACTTTGGTGACGAGGAGTACAAACAGACGCTGTGTGTCGACGCTGCTGCGGTGGAGAGATCGATCACTCTGAAACCAGGGGAGGAGTGGACAGGGAAGCTCGAGCTTTCCGCCGTCCCGTCAACAAACTGCAGCGATCATCTGGATCAGCCTGGTATCATGTAA